A genomic region of Desulfatirhabdium butyrativorans DSM 18734 contains the following coding sequences:
- a CDS encoding glycosyltransferase family protein has translation MSHHVHKILIYSHNAIGLGHMFRVLAVINGIKGWRPDIEFLVVSGTSVPHVLLSHGIEVIKLPSVKKFPESPDSSLVPRYLNNTRIEDILEYRKQILLGAFEFFRPDVLMIEHYLEGLSGEILPLLEHKMASRGTAREFLLVHLCRGIFGQTHRDARDVSGFPFADSISLYDLMYVFEERNVIDLNTEHFGNDPLIDGKIRYVGKITEKNREEISSPMEVIRRFRLSEKPIILLHLSRHGNIEALSGRLVESLSILGISLKFQVVMVLDPYLESGVRERLRKCPLFREVRFLPFSYPLIDLIHASELVICRAGYNTINELLLTDTRAIVIPEHHVSGEQERRANLLPRDNIVVMGEREVLGPSLETVLREILCRPKTLLHFRFDKYRIGREMIGDMEARLNRG, from the coding sequence TTGTCCCATCATGTCCATAAAATTCTCATCTATTCCCACAATGCCATCGGTCTGGGACATATGTTCCGGGTCTTGGCCGTTATAAACGGTATCAAAGGCTGGCGGCCGGATATCGAATTTCTGGTGGTTTCCGGAACATCGGTCCCCCATGTTCTTTTAAGCCATGGCATTGAAGTCATCAAGCTTCCCAGTGTAAAAAAGTTTCCCGAATCCCCTGATTCCAGCCTGGTGCCCCGCTATCTGAACAACACCCGAATCGAAGACATCCTGGAATATCGCAAACAGATCCTGCTTGGCGCCTTCGAATTCTTTCGGCCGGATGTGCTGATGATTGAACACTACCTGGAAGGCCTATCCGGCGAAATTCTGCCGCTTCTGGAACATAAAATGGCCTCCAGGGGAACGGCCCGGGAATTTCTGCTGGTCCATCTGTGCCGCGGGATATTCGGGCAGACCCACCGGGATGCCCGGGACGTTTCCGGCTTCCCGTTCGCCGATTCAATTTCCCTCTATGACTTGATGTATGTTTTTGAAGAACGGAATGTCATCGATCTGAACACCGAGCATTTTGGCAATGATCCGCTCATCGATGGAAAAATCCGGTACGTCGGAAAGATCACCGAAAAGAATCGGGAAGAGATTTCGTCGCCAATGGAGGTGATTCGGCGGTTTCGGCTCTCCGAAAAACCGATCATCCTGCTGCATCTGAGCCGGCACGGAAACATTGAAGCGCTGAGTGGACGACTCGTGGAAAGCCTTTCCATTCTGGGAATCTCTTTGAAGTTTCAAGTTGTCATGGTCCTGGATCCGTATCTGGAAAGTGGAGTTCGGGAAAGATTGCGGAAATGTCCGCTTTTCAGAGAGGTACGGTTCCTGCCGTTCTCTTATCCGCTGATCGACCTGATTCATGCTTCCGAGCTCGTGATATGCCGGGCTGGTTACAACACCATCAATGAATTGCTGCTGACAGATACCAGGGCCATCGTCATACCCGAACATCACGTCAGCGGGGAGCAGGAACGCCGGGCCAACCTGCTACCCCGCGACAACATCGTCGTCATGGGCGAGAGGGAGGTGTTGGGCCCGTCACTTGAAACCGTTCTGCGGGAAATTCTCTGCAGACCAAAGACGTTGCTGCACTTTCGGTTCGACAAATATCGGATTGGCAGGGAAATGATCGGCGATATGGAAGCAAGGCTCAATCGGGGCTGA
- a CDS encoding histidine phosphatase family protein, which produces MKIFLARHGQTFGNSQGIVMGHRDFPLTAAGIETTRKLAHIIQDRVSDAIILSSPLARALECARIYADQTGWRIEVVAEMAELACGQWEGQPKDIVAPDHPFIRSSWTQRPPGGESYADAEARIAALVERIQRLPVSSALVLLGHGGANRVFLKLWMHLNPALALWVFQPNACVYILDEDSRVSWIDAEGNNGKGLIVAES; this is translated from the coding sequence ATGAAGATTTTTCTGGCCCGGCACGGCCAAACGTTCGGTAACAGCCAGGGGATTGTCATGGGACACCGCGATTTTCCACTGACGGCCGCAGGCATCGAAACCACCCGGAAACTGGCTCACATCATCCAGGATCGCGTTTCGGATGCGATAATCCTCTCTTCTCCCCTGGCAAGAGCACTGGAATGTGCCCGGATATACGCAGACCAGACCGGGTGGCGGATCGAGGTGGTGGCAGAAATGGCCGAGCTGGCCTGCGGGCAATGGGAAGGCCAACCAAAAGACATTGTTGCGCCGGATCATCCGTTTATCCGATCGTCCTGGACACAGCGGCCGCCCGGCGGCGAAAGCTACGCGGATGCAGAAGCACGAATCGCGGCACTCGTCGAGCGAATCCAGCGCCTGCCGGTTTCCTCCGCGCTCGTTCTCCTGGGACATGGCGGAGCCAACCGGGTTTTTCTCAAATTGTGGATGCATCTGAATCCGGCCCTGGCACTCTGGGTGTTTCAACCGAACGCCTGCGTCTATATCTTGGATGAAGACAGCCGCGTTTCCTGGATCGATGCCGAGGGCAACAATGGAAAGGGGTTGATCGTTGCTGAATCGTAG
- a CDS encoding heparinase II/III family protein — protein sequence MPANVPGFLEIMEKSLLMKNPELPKSTFRYDAITGRETILDGYGRAEGTGRIELVRPCRRRDLSSFDQLVLVAVNLTENPVHVEMNLHHGDGKIPAIGKAVSLSGDRMTLLPRQAGEIRFPREAFGIYGKPAGWKQIAFLEIVCKFEKGMAAREPVVVNIGPIFGETRVTEPGPRLTECGLDIFLKDPEGITRQYPPLGPLALLSFRVPPCHPYPKESAADILQGRIMGQRLAWPLPWSDHVSGILEWHHFLHRHHFLRSLIQAYLEKPDQRYVRFVDALIQDWIRKHPVPVGSNGGAGPAWETLSAAWRLREWFWVRETMWKDDVFRKETKRWMMRSFWEHARHLMDHEGHPNNWIIVEASALMLAGMLMKEFTESAQWREEGLSRLFREWPRQFLSDGAHFELSPLYHAICLHALLEVKRVASDRGVRLPPFFGAPLEKAADYLAALCRPDFTWPALNDSGGITRDYGTLMHLAGAIFHRPDFTWIGTRGRSGQPPNLKSPKIFSSAGIGVLRSGFQPDAAFLVFRAGPRGFSHQHEDTLSLDFSLHGVTCLVDPGISGYGPTEMTGYYRSASSHNMILIDGKGPDFSGLPPADCSLEGGANTAGLQTLTGTVHRWYCENGNILAVDRSVSYFVPEGKPKFRSSALPVTWLKPEFTFGQVPNPEEYVIVRDRIQGQGTADVCVCWQFAPGDVVLDEETWIIRKATSKGRGMALIPVWDVSLNDLQRSEGDSDPPGGWVSIDGRDVRASRFVYRFCGNLPLILHWILYPLKNMHAPIPRSFPVPSGWDPTGGSERIPI from the coding sequence GTGCCCGCCAACGTACCCGGTTTTCTTGAAATCATGGAGAAAAGCCTTCTGATGAAGAACCCGGAGCTGCCGAAAAGCACATTCCGTTATGATGCCATCACGGGAAGGGAAACGATCCTGGATGGTTATGGTCGAGCCGAAGGAACGGGGCGGATTGAACTTGTTCGACCCTGCCGGAGGCGGGACCTTTCTTCTTTCGATCAACTGGTGCTTGTTGCTGTAAACCTTACGGAAAACCCCGTGCACGTGGAGATGAACCTGCATCACGGTGATGGGAAAATTCCGGCAATCGGCAAGGCCGTCTCCCTCAGCGGCGACAGGATGACCCTGCTTCCCAGGCAAGCGGGCGAAATTCGATTTCCCCGGGAAGCATTCGGGATTTATGGCAAGCCGGCAGGCTGGAAACAGATTGCTTTTCTTGAAATCGTCTGCAAATTCGAAAAAGGGATGGCTGCCCGGGAGCCCGTCGTTGTCAATATCGGCCCGATCTTTGGGGAAACCCGGGTGACGGAACCCGGACCGAGGCTGACGGAATGCGGACTCGATATCTTTTTGAAAGACCCGGAGGGGATAACCCGACAATATCCGCCCTTGGGTCCTCTTGCCCTTCTTTCGTTTCGGGTCCCGCCCTGCCACCCGTATCCGAAGGAGTCGGCTGCGGATATCCTTCAGGGACGGATCATGGGCCAACGACTGGCATGGCCCCTGCCATGGAGCGACCATGTCAGCGGCATCCTCGAATGGCATCATTTTCTGCACAGGCACCATTTTCTGAGATCGCTCATCCAGGCATATCTGGAAAAGCCGGATCAACGGTATGTGCGTTTTGTCGATGCACTGATCCAAGACTGGATCCGGAAACATCCGGTCCCGGTCGGATCGAACGGCGGGGCGGGGCCTGCCTGGGAAACGTTGTCTGCTGCCTGGCGTCTTCGGGAGTGGTTCTGGGTGCGGGAGACGATGTGGAAGGATGACGTTTTCCGAAAGGAAACGAAACGGTGGATGATGCGCTCCTTCTGGGAGCATGCCCGTCATCTGATGGATCACGAGGGGCATCCCAACAATTGGATCATCGTGGAAGCTTCGGCGCTGATGCTTGCCGGTATGCTGATGAAAGAATTTACAGAATCCGCTCAATGGCGTGAGGAAGGCCTGAGTCGGCTTTTCCGGGAATGGCCGAGACAGTTTCTGAGCGATGGCGCCCATTTCGAGCTTTCCCCCTTGTATCATGCCATTTGCCTGCATGCCTTGCTTGAAGTCAAGCGGGTGGCTTCTGACAGAGGTGTTCGCCTGCCGCCCTTCTTCGGCGCGCCTCTGGAGAAGGCGGCGGATTATCTTGCCGCCTTGTGCCGTCCGGACTTTACCTGGCCGGCACTCAACGATTCCGGCGGGATAACCAGAGATTACGGCACCCTGATGCACCTTGCCGGAGCCATTTTCCACCGCCCCGATTTTACGTGGATTGGCACGAGGGGCCGTAGCGGCCAGCCGCCGAACCTGAAAAGCCCGAAAATCTTTTCCAGTGCAGGAATCGGTGTTCTGCGATCGGGCTTTCAACCGGATGCCGCTTTTCTGGTGTTTCGGGCAGGTCCTAGGGGGTTTTCCCATCAGCACGAAGACACGCTTTCCCTCGATTTCAGCCTCCATGGCGTCACGTGTCTCGTCGATCCCGGCATCAGCGGCTACGGCCCTACGGAGATGACCGGCTATTATCGCAGCGCATCCAGCCACAACATGATTCTCATAGACGGCAAGGGGCCCGATTTTTCCGGACTACCTCCAGCGGACTGCTCCCTCGAAGGGGGGGCTAACACCGCAGGCTTGCAGACCCTGACCGGAACGGTCCATCGCTGGTACTGCGAAAACGGCAATATCCTCGCAGTGGACCGAAGCGTTTCCTATTTCGTACCTGAGGGCAAACCCAAATTTCGGAGCAGTGCATTGCCTGTAACTTGGTTAAAACCGGAATTTACGTTTGGCCAAGTTCCAAACCCGGAAGAATACGTGATCGTTCGTGATCGCATCCAGGGACAAGGGACGGCCGATGTCTGCGTATGCTGGCAATTTGCCCCTGGAGATGTTGTTCTGGATGAAGAAACCTGGATCATCCGCAAGGCGACGAGCAAGGGCAGGGGGATGGCGCTGATCCCTGTTTGGGACGTGAGCTTGAATGATCTCCAGCGATCGGAAGGGGACAGCGATCCGCCTGGCGGATGGGTTTCCATCGACGGAAGGGACGTTCGGGCAAGTCGCTTCGTCTATCGGTTTTGCGGAAATCTGCCATTGATACTGCACTGGATACTCTATCCACTGAAAAACATGCATGCCCCAATCCCCCGGTCGTTTCCGGTTCCTTCTGGATGGGATCCCACCGGTGGCTCTGAAAGGATACCGATATGA
- a CDS encoding glycosyltransferase, with translation MKICIVTPEYPPDQWGGLARTVERVAVHLRDMELEVHIAHFSIVDAPVVLLDENRLDERMEDIKVHRIRVGREDISNRMPTIWDSPFTRTFKMMFQSLEMLHAEERFACLHSFFLFPTGYVTGILARKSATPSVLTIVGNDIYKYPFSPDKSAMCRSGLENADRVVALSQDLLDTADGLYPVKGKGHVVYNAVEIPESAWVRADRERFHIGCAGIFKYAKGLPYLIKAVAQLRKQYPVTLELLGEIRDTESKAFHYMVEKSGIGDVLVRRPAVPHQEVSAWFLGLDVFVLPSVSEGCPNILMEAMAAGLPCVATDVGAVTVLMQDGISGFVLPKGRADVLAAAIERILLLPDRGQSLGASARKRMRAFSRARERMAWQGIYRDLIHPLADCHQQW, from the coding sequence ATGAAAATCTGCATTGTGACACCGGAATACCCGCCGGATCAGTGGGGAGGGCTTGCCAGGACCGTGGAGCGTGTGGCCGTGCATCTGCGCGACATGGAACTGGAAGTCCACATCGCCCATTTCAGCATCGTCGATGCGCCGGTTGTCCTCCTGGATGAAAATCGCCTCGATGAGCGGATGGAGGATATCAAGGTGCACAGGATTCGCGTCGGCCGGGAGGACATCTCCAATCGGATGCCTACGATCTGGGACTCGCCTTTTACGCGAACTTTCAAGATGATGTTTCAATCCCTCGAAATGCTCCATGCCGAGGAGCGCTTCGCCTGCCTGCACAGTTTCTTTCTGTTTCCCACAGGCTATGTTACCGGAATTCTGGCCCGGAAATCTGCAACCCCTTCCGTCCTGACCATTGTCGGAAACGATATCTACAAATATCCGTTCAGCCCGGACAAGAGCGCCATGTGCCGCAGCGGCCTGGAAAATGCGGACCGGGTCGTTGCCTTGAGCCAGGACCTGCTCGATACGGCCGATGGGCTCTATCCGGTGAAAGGGAAAGGGCATGTCGTCTACAACGCCGTCGAGATTCCGGAAAGCGCATGGGTTCGCGCCGACAGGGAAAGATTTCACATCGGCTGCGCCGGCATTTTCAAATATGCCAAGGGACTTCCCTATCTGATCAAGGCTGTTGCGCAACTGCGAAAACAATACCCGGTGACGCTGGAACTTCTCGGAGAAATCCGCGATACGGAATCCAAAGCCTTCCATTACATGGTTGAGAAATCGGGTATTGGAGACGTCCTCGTTCGTCGTCCCGCCGTTCCACACCAGGAGGTGAGCGCATGGTTTTTGGGACTCGATGTCTTTGTGCTGCCCTCTGTCTCGGAGGGTTGCCCAAACATTCTGATGGAGGCGATGGCAGCAGGGCTTCCCTGCGTTGCAACCGATGTTGGCGCCGTGACCGTGCTGATGCAGGATGGCATTTCGGGTTTTGTCCTTCCAAAGGGCAGGGCGGATGTGCTTGCGGCGGCGATCGAGCGGATACTCCTGCTTCCGGACAGGGGCCAATCCCTTGGTGCATCCGCCAGAAAGCGGATGCGGGCGTTTTCCCGGGCGAGAGAGCGGATGGCATGGCAGGGGATTTATCGGGATCTGATCCATCCTTTGGCCGATTGCCACCAACAGTGGTGA
- a CDS encoding GSCFA domain-containing protein, with product MPRSDVHPHFEFEPWQVWPGSYDNPPAPENAYPFPEATDLKIGPATPIASMGSCFAREIKDVLIENGYSYVQEEAGHPASRHASAAWERTYNTFSMRQIFEYTFGEWQPELRWWQAPISQVIQDPYRRIVIYGSVAEAEADFEKHRQASRNVLMQSDVLILSFGLTEIWEDRVDGAVICLPSGPYVNEGGNMDRYRFRVSRYSENLENMERMHELMSEYNPNCRIIVTVSPIHLWATFRKDVDVISASWNSKSTLRAAADEFVCRHSNVFYFPAFEMAMTYRGILGKQTFAEGREPFHVNRETVRFIMDNFFRIYA from the coding sequence ATGCCCAGATCCGATGTTCATCCGCACTTCGAATTCGAACCCTGGCAGGTATGGCCGGGATCATACGACAATCCCCCGGCCCCGGAGAACGCCTACCCGTTCCCGGAAGCCACCGATCTAAAAATAGGACCGGCGACGCCCATCGCCTCGATGGGCTCTTGTTTTGCCAGGGAAATCAAGGATGTCTTGATCGAAAATGGGTATTCCTACGTCCAGGAAGAAGCGGGCCATCCAGCATCAAGACATGCCAGTGCCGCCTGGGAGCGCACATACAACACCTTCTCCATGCGCCAGATTTTCGAATACACCTTCGGTGAATGGCAACCGGAACTGCGCTGGTGGCAAGCGCCGATCAGCCAGGTAATCCAGGATCCGTACCGGCGGATCGTCATCTATGGCTCCGTTGCCGAGGCCGAAGCGGACTTCGAAAAACACCGTCAGGCATCCCGCAATGTGCTGATGCAATCCGATGTGCTGATTCTGAGCTTCGGATTGACCGAAATCTGGGAAGACCGGGTGGATGGTGCTGTCATTTGTCTGCCTTCCGGCCCCTATGTCAACGAAGGCGGGAACATGGACCGATACCGGTTCCGCGTCAGCCGGTATTCGGAAAATCTCGAGAACATGGAGCGGATGCACGAGCTGATGTCGGAATACAATCCGAACTGCCGGATCATCGTCACCGTTTCGCCGATACACCTGTGGGCCACTTTCCGCAAAGATGTCGATGTCATCAGTGCAAGCTGGAATTCCAAATCCACGCTTCGGGCCGCTGCAGACGAGTTCGTCTGCCGTCATTCAAACGTCTTCTATTTTCCGGCATTTGAAATGGCCATGACATACCGGGGCATCCTCGGCAAACAAACGTTTGCGGAAGGAAGGGAGCCTTTTCATGTCAACAGGGAAACCGTACGGTTCATCATGGACAATTTCTTCCGCATATACGCATGA
- a CDS encoding B12-binding domain-containing radical SAM protein, whose product MLNRRLLLIQPPFYRLYQDRYALVRYPLGIGYLAASVRERTDWDVLAYNADFLPASDPFEVRCFQGAGFARYRAALADRSHALWNEVRDTISAYRPAVVGISSKSTAWRSTMAVAQIAKECDSETVVLVGGPHPSSVFTGVPGGASQPDESCRPGIGEVDKLPGSIDIAAIGEGEDTLVELLHFLERGKHLDSIRGIVFRKGSRLFETGHREPIAHLDALPFPFRYAASVLKDYERYPAAAFGHLFATRGCPYHCLFCGSRNVWGRQVRFRSPRNVIEEMSLLRDAGLDHLHFDDDTFGVNGAYLRALCQTIAAHGPDIGWSCEMHVHLISDENLRIMKQAGCVMIQLGIESGNNEILRSIRKGFTIEQALDACRKIRNHGMALQTFFMAGFPEETETTISDTARIIESIDCDKIIYSIFTPYPGTEAFTLCRDMGIIGNDGYDPSRYSHQSPENCFCRGMDKERFREISGRIEAVVMQKNRTRRIQNG is encoded by the coding sequence TTGCTGAATCGTAGGCTCCTGCTGATCCAGCCCCCTTTCTATCGCCTGTACCAAGATCGCTATGCCCTGGTTCGATATCCACTGGGCATCGGGTATCTGGCGGCTTCGGTCCGGGAACGAACGGACTGGGATGTTCTGGCGTATAACGCCGATTTCCTGCCCGCAAGCGATCCCTTCGAAGTGCGCTGTTTCCAGGGAGCGGGATTTGCCCGTTACCGGGCAGCGCTGGCCGACAGATCCCATGCATTGTGGAACGAAGTGCGGGACACCATCTCCGCTTATCGTCCTGCAGTGGTTGGCATTTCCTCCAAATCGACGGCATGGCGATCCACCATGGCCGTTGCCCAAATCGCCAAGGAATGTGATTCGGAAACCGTTGTTCTGGTGGGCGGCCCCCACCCTTCATCGGTATTTACGGGCGTTCCTGGAGGGGCATCCCAACCGGACGAATCCTGCAGACCTGGCATTGGTGAAGTGGACAAATTGCCCGGATCCATCGACATTGCCGCCATTGGCGAGGGGGAGGACACCCTTGTCGAACTGCTTCATTTCCTGGAACGGGGAAAACATCTCGATTCGATTCGCGGTATCGTATTCCGGAAAGGATCGAGGCTTTTTGAAACGGGGCACAGAGAACCGATTGCCCATCTTGATGCCCTGCCCTTTCCCTTCCGGTATGCCGCAAGCGTCCTCAAAGACTATGAGCGCTATCCGGCAGCCGCCTTCGGACACCTCTTTGCAACCCGGGGATGCCCGTACCATTGTCTGTTCTGTGGATCGAGAAATGTATGGGGCAGGCAGGTCCGGTTCCGCTCTCCACGGAACGTCATCGAAGAAATGTCGCTCCTGCGGGATGCAGGCCTCGATCATCTCCATTTCGATGACGACACCTTCGGTGTGAACGGCGCTTATCTGAGGGCCCTTTGCCAGACCATCGCCGCCCATGGCCCGGATATCGGATGGAGCTGCGAGATGCATGTCCACCTGATCAGTGACGAAAACCTGCGTATCATGAAACAGGCTGGATGCGTCATGATCCAGCTCGGCATCGAATCGGGGAACAATGAAATCCTGCGGTCCATCCGCAAAGGATTCACCATCGAACAGGCACTGGACGCCTGCCGGAAAATCCGGAACCACGGCATGGCCTTGCAGACGTTTTTCATGGCCGGATTTCCCGAGGAAACGGAGACGACGATCAGCGATACGGCCCGCATCATCGAATCCATCGATTGTGACAAAATCATCTACAGCATCTTTACGCCCTATCCCGGTACAGAAGCATTCACCTTGTGCCGGGACATGGGGATCATCGGCAATGACGGATACGATCCCTCCCGCTACAGTCACCAAAGTCCGGAAAATTGCTTTTGCCGGGGCATGGACAAGGAGCGGTTCCGCGAAATCTCCGGCCGAATCGAAGCTGTGGTGATGCAAAAAAACAGGACCAGGCGCATCCAAAACGGGTGA
- a CDS encoding class I SAM-dependent methyltransferase has protein sequence MNRIRYPEDHWIRSRDTERSLQAYLEQQSKTYSKTKNRFIRSLLGNLRGSRFLDYGCGAGLFVAYGAAQGASAVLGIDAEETVLAAARLLASREGVGEKCEFLVSQVFPAFSSSGAFHTILIKDVLEHVPDDAAMIRSASRALTPDGALVLSTQNAFSLNYLIEGSYHRLLRGNRNWYGWDRTHLRFYTPRSLQQLLRQAGLKPVAWRSAYIVPHKIPAPASSRKAFYRLEFLSNVDHILGSFFPWNRLGWNILVKAVKEARSERAFAAGDSASY, from the coding sequence ATGAATCGTATCCGCTATCCGGAGGATCACTGGATTCGATCACGGGATACCGAACGGTCGCTGCAAGCCTACCTGGAGCAGCAAAGCAAGACGTACAGCAAAACGAAAAACCGTTTTATCCGTTCGCTGCTGGGGAACCTTCGGGGCAGTCGGTTTCTGGACTATGGTTGCGGGGCAGGCCTGTTCGTGGCCTATGGGGCGGCCCAGGGTGCTTCAGCGGTGCTGGGCATCGATGCCGAAGAGACGGTGCTGGCCGCTGCGCGTCTTCTTGCCAGTCGGGAAGGCGTTGGCGAAAAATGCGAATTTCTGGTGAGCCAGGTCTTTCCCGCCTTTTCATCTTCCGGCGCGTTCCATACCATCCTGATCAAAGATGTTCTCGAACACGTTCCGGATGATGCGGCCATGATTCGTTCGGCATCCCGGGCGCTCACGCCAGATGGTGCCCTGGTGCTGTCCACCCAGAATGCATTCAGCCTCAATTACCTCATCGAAGGATCCTACCATCGCTTATTGCGGGGCAACAGGAACTGGTACGGCTGGGACAGAACCCATCTGCGTTTCTATACACCGAGGAGCCTTCAGCAACTGCTGCGTCAAGCGGGACTGAAACCGGTTGCCTGGCGATCCGCCTATATTGTTCCCCACAAAATTCCGGCGCCGGCTTCTTCCCGAAAAGCCTTTTACCGCCTCGAATTTCTATCTAACGTCGATCATATCCTCGGAAGCTTCTTCCCCTGGAACCGCCTTGGCTGGAACATCCTGGTCAAGGCGGTCAAGGAAGCCCGTTCAGAAAGAGCGTTTGCTGCCGGTGATTCTGCAAGCTATTGA
- a CDS encoding hydroxymethylglutaryl-CoA lyase, with product MKPGIRIQIREVAPRDGFQSWPEFIPTAKKLEIVRMLIEAGITEMETTSFVHPKAIPQMRDAAAVMAGVPRNGCVHCPLVPNRKGAELALNSGADKLVVVISATDAHNLANVRRTVAASLHDLQSIFDLARECGKPVMGAIAVAFGCPYQGDVPEDDVYRLADAYVCAGASSLILADTTGMATPTRIVHLLSGFANRFSQIPYSLHLHNNRGTAMANLYAALDLGASTFDTALGGIGGCPNVPHAAGNLATEDVVFMLEDMGYSTGIDLMKLILAARYLESILGKTLPGQVMKSGPRDPKQVEALNALVPLPFCT from the coding sequence ATGAAACCAGGAATAAGAATTCAAATCCGGGAAGTCGCTCCCCGCGACGGTTTCCAATCCTGGCCCGAATTTATACCGACCGCAAAAAAACTTGAAATCGTCCGCATGCTGATCGAGGCAGGGATTACGGAAATGGAAACCACATCCTTTGTGCACCCCAAAGCCATCCCCCAGATGCGTGATGCCGCGGCGGTAATGGCGGGAGTCCCCCGAAACGGATGTGTCCACTGCCCGCTCGTCCCCAATCGCAAAGGTGCGGAACTGGCGCTGAACAGCGGTGCGGACAAGCTGGTTGTCGTGATTTCCGCGACAGACGCGCACAACCTGGCCAATGTGCGCCGCACCGTCGCTGCCTCGTTGCATGATCTGCAATCCATTTTCGATCTTGCCCGGGAATGCGGCAAACCCGTGATGGGCGCAATTGCCGTAGCCTTCGGGTGCCCTTACCAGGGTGATGTTCCGGAGGATGACGTCTACCGGCTTGCGGATGCCTATGTCTGTGCTGGTGCTTCATCGCTGATTCTTGCCGATACGACAGGCATGGCCACACCAACCCGGATCGTCCACCTGTTGAGTGGTTTTGCGAATCGGTTTTCGCAGATACCCTATTCCCTTCATCTTCACAACAACAGGGGAACGGCGATGGCCAATCTGTATGCCGCGCTCGATCTCGGGGCAAGCACCTTCGATACGGCGCTGGGCGGCATCGGCGGGTGCCCGAACGTACCGCATGCGGCGGGGAACCTGGCGACCGAGGATGTCGTCTTCATGCTGGAGGATATGGGGTATTCCACCGGCATCGATCTGATGAAGCTCATCCTGGCTGCCCGTTATCTGGAGTCAATCCTTGGAAAAACCCTGCCAGGTCAGGTCATGAAGAGCGGGCCGAGGGATCCGAAGCAGGTGGAAGCCCTGAATGCCCTGGTTCCCTTGCCTTTTTGCACCTGA
- a CDS encoding ATP-binding protein — MAKGFPVIAITGPRQSGKTTLAKAAFPDKPYLSLEDPDMRLLAESDPRGLLSRFPDGAILDEVQRAPELLSYLQTFVDAEVSPGKYVLTGSQQFGLLSGITQSLAGRVAMVQLLGFSIGELLAAKSLPAELDKLMFQGFYPPLYDRDISPGDWYTSYISTYAERDVRQLITVRDLSAFQRFLKMCAARTGQLLNLSSLAADCGITHNTAGAWLSVLEASYIVFLLRPHHRNFNKRLVKTPKLYFCDTGLAGWLMGIREPAQLAFHAQRGALFENLVVTEFLKARLNNGLPPDIYFWRDSRGLEVDLLLESGEELQPVEIKAGQTIAADFFHSLKKWGELSSRGEKPAWLVYAGDNETQNGNVTILPWRGLSKLLENI, encoded by the coding sequence ATGGCCAAGGGATTTCCGGTTATCGCCATTACAGGCCCGCGTCAGTCAGGGAAAACCACTCTCGCCAAGGCGGCTTTCCCCGACAAGCCTTATCTATCTCTTGAAGATCCGGACATGCGGCTTCTGGCTGAAAGCGATCCGCGAGGGCTTCTATCCCGCTTTCCGGATGGCGCCATTCTGGATGAAGTGCAACGGGCTCCGGAGCTGTTATCCTACCTTCAGACTTTTGTTGATGCTGAGGTAAGCCCCGGGAAATATGTACTGACCGGTTCGCAGCAGTTCGGTCTGTTGTCCGGTATTACGCAATCCCTGGCTGGCCGAGTCGCAATGGTGCAGCTCCTCGGCTTTTCCATCGGGGAGCTGCTGGCGGCCAAAAGCCTTCCGGCAGAACTTGACAAGTTGATGTTCCAGGGGTTTTATCCTCCTTTGTACGATCGTGACATCTCCCCTGGGGATTGGTATACCAGCTACATCAGCACGTATGCCGAACGTGATGTACGCCAGCTCATCACGGTGCGCGATCTATCCGCGTTTCAGCGTTTTCTGAAAATGTGCGCAGCCCGCACGGGTCAGTTGCTGAACCTCTCCTCCCTGGCAGCTGACTGCGGCATCACCCATAATACGGCCGGCGCATGGCTGTCGGTTTTGGAGGCAAGCTACATTGTTTTTCTGCTTCGTCCCCATCATCGCAATTTCAATAAACGGTTGGTCAAGACGCCCAAGCTTTATTTCTGCGACACGGGTCTGGCAGGCTGGCTGATGGGCATCCGCGAACCAGCGCAGCTTGCCTTCCATGCTCAGCGGGGAGCCTTGTTCGAAAATCTGGTGGTAACAGAATTCCTCAAAGCCCGCCTCAACAACGGGCTCCCACCGGATATCTATTTCTGGCGGGACAGCAGGGGACTTGAAGTGGATCTTCTTCTGGAATCCGGTGAGGAGCTGCAACCTGTGGAGATCAAGGCCGGCCAGACCATCGCCGCCGACTTTTTCCATTCACTGAAAAAATGGGGGGAGCTTTCCAGCAGAGGAGAAAAACCGGCATGGCTGGTTTATGCTGGCGACAATGAGACCCAGAACGGCAACGTAACGATCCTTCCATGGCGCGGATTGTCGAAGCTGCTGGAGAACATCTGA